Proteins from a single region of Palaemon carinicauda isolate YSFRI2023 chromosome 1, ASM3689809v2, whole genome shotgun sequence:
- the LOC137649466 gene encoding uncharacterized protein isoform X2: MMVFRKVLLLRLFIKEQELWKAKDVAEAADRFAGAHRCYPGDKQTQKKSQNPKPSPVVTQRPTPLCYVCGEAGHMARSCPKGKAAMTSTPGTSSNKAGSNKVGRYASKETHSRAPFTHGVVNGSRVSTILRDTGCSTCIVSKDLFPNLNERELPKSSLIDYLGRKNVFPVLPVYIGCKWFTGKVNAIIAPIKFCTVLLGNIEGALFPEDGDCPPLNSIDEEPRRNHLPTEKGKAIEHVNITTRSASRKVVHPLVFPDVEALETTPIDFIKLQNECATLESIRKDCQANTITKNSKVEYRYVRRNEVLYKEIINANNSRIANKFYLVVPLKLRKVVLKLAHDLPVAGHFSHRKTLKKIRELYFWPGMCTDVYAYCRSCDNCQRNTSKGRHKRVSMVKMPVVSIPFSRVGIDIVGPLNPSTSEGHRFILTMIDYATGFPEAIPMKTITTVDVADALMQIFSRVGIPKEIISDRGKQFTSELMEYVYQMLGVKPLFTTPYHPAGNGRCERQHSVLKSILKKLCHLQPREWHRYLPCALFAMREIPSDTLGFSPFELLYGYQVRGPLLILNEIWTNTGLSNDTQNVYSFLFDLRNRLEETSKIAQENIKTSMEIYSTYFDKKSTRRQFKVNDEVLLLLPTEHNKLLVEWQGPFKVLRKLNSVDYIIDVKGKPKTFHVNLLKAYFYRSQNVLSVADENLNSSISDYCCVTSHVIVLSEDIEDPIPCVEEEITSELDICPTLTPEQKGKLEEVLDNFSEVFSEIPGCTSTIMHKIELTSTEPIRKKMYPVPAHLKEEVCKEVDKLLKLGIIEESKSDYCNPIVMIKKPDNTFRLALDFRALNSVTKFDSEPMPSIDEDLFKFRNMSFITELDITKAYHQVMLDPNARPLTAFPTYRGLMQYKRLPFGLVTACATYVRLMKKIFQGMNHISIYFDNIFVMSNTFQEHLETLSEVLRRLRDHGLTARPSKCHFCYEKVKYLGFEVEINKPFVLRTDASSVGLGAVLLQYDEETAYPVAYASRKLLPREQRYSTIERECLAIFWAVRKFHYYLYGKEFFIETDHKPLTYMETLKSGNERILRLILGLQPYKFRIIYISGQSNHFSDLLSRSN; this comes from the exons atgatggtattcaggaaagtactgctcctaag actttttattaaggagcaggaattatggaaagctaaagatgttgccgaagcagcagacagatttgcaggtgcacatagatgttatcctggggataagcagacccaaaagaaaagtcaaaatcctaaaccatctccagttgtcacccaaaggccaacaccactttgctatgtttgtggtgaagctggacacatggcacgatcctgtcctaaaggtaaagctgcaatgacttctactcctggcacttcatcgaacaaagcaggatcaaataaggttggtcgctatgcttctaaagaaactcactctagagctccatttactcatggtgtggttaatggttctcgtgtttctaccattttacgtgatactggctgttctacatgtattgtatccaaagacctgtttcctaacttgaatgagagggaattgccaaaatcatcattaattgattatttaggaaggaaaaatgtttttccagtgttaccagtttatattggatgtaaatggtttactggaaaggttaatgctattattgccccaattaagttttgtacagtacttttaggtaacattgaaggtgctctttttcctgaagatggagactgcccccctttgaactccattgatgaggaacctcgaagaaaccatctgcctacagaaaaaggtaaagctattgaacacgtcaatataacaactcgttcagcttcaaggaaagttgttcacccattagtttttcctgatgtagaagcccttgagactactcctattgactttataaaattgcaaaatgaatgtgccaccctggaatcgatcaggaaagactgtcaagccaacaccataacaaaaaactcaaaagtggagtacaggtatgtacggagaaatgaagttttgtataaggaaattataaatgcaaacaattcaagaattgccaataaattttatttagttgttcctcttaaacttagaaaggttgttcttaaattggctcatgatttacctgtggcaggacactttagtcatcgcaaaaccctaaaaaaaatcagagaattatatttctggccaggaatgtgtacagatgtgtatgcatattgtagatcttgcgataactgtcagaggaacacaagtaaaggtagacataaaagggtctctatggtaaaaatgccagtagtttccattccttttagcagagtaggaattgacatagtgggtccactgaatccaagcacatctgaaggtcacaggtttattttaacaatgattgattatgctacaggatttcctgaagcaattcctatgaagaccataaccactgttgatgttgcagatgctcttatgcaaatattttctagggtaggaataccaaaggaaataatatctgatagaggaaagcagttcacatcagaacttatggaatatgtgtaccaaatgctgggagtaaaaccattgtttactactccgtatcatccagctggcaatggtcgttgtgaaaggcaacactctgttctcaaatctatattgaagaaattgtgtcatttgcaacctagagaatggcatagatatttaccttgtgccctgtttgctatgagggagattccttctgacactcttggtttttccccatttgaactcctttatggataccaagtaaggggaccactactaatattgaatgagatatggactaatactggcctttctaatgatacccaaaatgtttattcttttctttttgatcttagaaacaggctagaggaaacttcaaaaatagcccaggaaaatataaagacttccatggaaatctacagtacgtactttgacaagaaaagtactcgtaggcagtttaaagtcaatgatgaggtgttactattactgccaacagaacacaataagttgttagttgaatggcaaggaccatttaaagttctgcggaaactcaatagtgttgattacataatcgatgtgaaaggtaagccaaaaacatttcatgttaacttgctgaaggcatatttttacaggtcacagaatgtgttatcagtggctgatgaaaatctgaatagttcaatttcagattattgctgtgtaacctctcatgtaatagttttgagcgaagacatcgaagatcctataccttgtgttgaagaagaaataacttctgaattagatatctgtccaactttaactccagaacaaaaagggaaactagaagaagtactggataatttttcagaagtcttctcggagataccaggttgtacttctaccataatgcacaagattgaattaacgtcaacagagcctattcgaaagaaaatgtacccagtaccagcacatcttaaggaggaagtatgtaaagaagtagataaattactgaaacttgggataattgaagaaagtaagtctgattattgtaatcctattgtcatgataaagaaacctgacaacacattcaggttagcactagattttcgtgcactcaattcagtaacaaagttcgattctgaacctatgccctcaattgatgaagatttatttaaatttcgtaatatgtcttttattacagaattggatatcacaaaagcctatcatcaggttatgttggaccctaatgcaagacctctaacggctttccctacttaccgtggtttaatgcaatataagaggctaccctttggactggttactgcatgtgccacctacgttagattgatgaagaaaatctttcagggaatgaatcatatctctatctattttgataacatatttgtgatgtctaatactttccaggaacatttggaaaccttgagtgaggtacttcgaagattgagagatcatggtcttacagcccgtccatcaaaatgtcatttttgttatgagaaagttaaatatttgggttttgaagtag agataaataaaccttttgttctaaggacagatgcctcttcagttggtcttggagctgtgctccttcagtatgatgaagaaacagcctatccagtggcgtatgctagccggaaacttctcccaagagaacaacggtattctaccattgagagagagtgtttggctatcttctgggctgtacgaaaattccactattatttgtatgggaaagagtttttcattgaaacagaccataagccccttacctacatggaaactctgaaatcaggaaatgaaaggattttgagattaattctgggcctacaaccatataaattcaggattatatatatatctggtcaatctaaccatttttcagatttactgagtagaagcaattaa
- the LOC137649466 gene encoding uncharacterized protein isoform X1 — translation MSELQFSYWIEQGRRIGLEGNGLGEWATRKYEAGLQREENKEQERQEREEKKEKERQEREEKKEKERQEREERAKERELRKYEIDRSLEERRLALEEAKLALDKQRIDDGIQESTAPKVSGIKPPRLLPYNEDEDITAYIIRFESVASLCEWPVSEWATRLALLFSGTALNIYSTLSEEEIADYVSLKAAVLRAFKRTPEQYRKEFRFAKMSSKINFSQFMTQLFRHFDYWFHSSDVDDSFENLREFIVVDQFLTVLPHDIRLFIKEQELWKAKDVAEAADRFAGAHRCYPGDKQTQKKSQNPKPSPVVTQRPTPLCYVCGEAGHMARSCPKGKAAMTSTPGTSSNKAGSNKVGRYASKETHSRAPFTHGVVNGSRVSTILRDTGCSTCIVSKDLFPNLNERELPKSSLIDYLGRKNVFPVLPVYIGCKWFTGKVNAIIAPIKFCTVLLGNIEGALFPEDGDCPPLNSIDEEPRRNHLPTEKGKAIEHVNITTRSASRKVVHPLVFPDVEALETTPIDFIKLQNECATLESIRKDCQANTITKNSKVEYRYVRRNEVLYKEIINANNSRIANKFYLVVPLKLRKVVLKLAHDLPVAGHFSHRKTLKKIRELYFWPGMCTDVYAYCRSCDNCQRNTSKGRHKRVSMVKMPVVSIPFSRVGIDIVGPLNPSTSEGHRFILTMIDYATGFPEAIPMKTITTVDVADALMQIFSRVGIPKEIISDRGKQFTSELMEYVYQMLGVKPLFTTPYHPAGNGRCERQHSVLKSILKKLCHLQPREWHRYLPCALFAMREIPSDTLGFSPFELLYGYQVRGPLLILNEIWTNTGLSNDTQNVYSFLFDLRNRLEETSKIAQENIKTSMEIYSTYFDKKSTRRQFKVNDEVLLLLPTEHNKLLVEWQGPFKVLRKLNSVDYIIDVKGKPKTFHVNLLKAYFYRSQNVLSVADENLNSSISDYCCVTSHVIVLSEDIEDPIPCVEEEITSELDICPTLTPEQKGKLEEVLDNFSEVFSEIPGCTSTIMHKIELTSTEPIRKKMYPVPAHLKEEVCKEVDKLLKLGIIEESKSDYCNPIVMIKKPDNTFRLALDFRALNSVTKFDSEPMPSIDEDLFKFRNMSFITELDITKAYHQVMLDPNARPLTAFPTYRGLMQYKRLPFGLVTACATYVRLMKKIFQGMNHISIYFDNIFVMSNTFQEHLETLSEVLRRLRDHGLTARPSKCHFCYEKVKYLGFEVEINKPFVLRTDASSVGLGAVLLQYDEETAYPVAYASRKLLPREQRYSTIERECLAIFWAVRKFHYYLYGKEFFIETDHKPLTYMETLKSGNERILRLILGLQPYKFRIIYISGQSNHFSDLLSRSN, via the exons atgtctgaattacagttttcctattggatcgagcaaggaagaagaattggtttggaaggaaatggacttggtgaatgggcaacaagaaaatatgaagcaggattacaaagagaagaaaacaaggaacaagagagacaagaacgagaagaaaagaaagaaaaggagagacaagaacgagaagaaaagaaagaaaaggagagacaagaacgagaagaaagggctaaagaacgagaacttaggaaatatgaaattgatagaagtttagaagaaagaagattagcgcttgaggaagcaaagctagctcttgataaacaaagaattgatgatggtattcaggaaagtactgctcctaaggtaagtggtattaaaccaccaagacttcttccttataatgaagatgaggacataactgcttacataataagatttgaaagtgttgcttccttatgtgagtggcctgttagtgagtgggctacccgtttggcgttattgttttcgggcactgctttaaatatttattctaccctttctgaagaagaaattgcagattatgtaagtttaaaagctgctgttttaagggcttttaagaggacccctgaacagtaccgtaaagaattcagatttgctaagatgagctcgaagattaatttttctcaatttatgactcaactttttagacactttgattattggtttcattcaagtgatgttgatgattcttttgaaaacttaagagaatttattgttgttgatcaatttctcactgtcttaccacatgacatcagactttttattaaggagcaggaattatggaaagctaaagatgttgccgaagcagcagacagatttgcaggtgcacatagatgttatcctggggataagcagacccaaaagaaaagtcaaaatcctaaaccatctccagttgtcacccaaaggccaacaccactttgctatgtttgtggtgaagctggacacatggcacgatcctgtcctaaaggtaaagctgcaatgacttctactcctggcacttcatcgaacaaagcaggatcaaataaggttggtcgctatgcttctaaagaaactcactctagagctccatttactcatggtgtggttaatggttctcgtgtttctaccattttacgtgatactggctgttctacatgtattgtatccaaagacctgtttcctaacttgaatgagagggaattgccaaaatcatcattaattgattatttaggaaggaaaaatgtttttccagtgttaccagtttatattggatgtaaatggtttactggaaaggttaatgctattattgccccaattaagttttgtacagtacttttaggtaacattgaaggtgctctttttcctgaagatggagactgcccccctttgaactccattgatgaggaacctcgaagaaaccatctgcctacagaaaaaggtaaagctattgaacacgtcaatataacaactcgttcagcttcaaggaaagttgttcacccattagtttttcctgatgtagaagcccttgagactactcctattgactttataaaattgcaaaatgaatgtgccaccctggaatcgatcaggaaagactgtcaagccaacaccataacaaaaaactcaaaagtggagtacaggtatgtacggagaaatgaagttttgtataaggaaattataaatgcaaacaattcaagaattgccaataaattttatttagttgttcctcttaaacttagaaaggttgttcttaaattggctcatgatttacctgtggcaggacactttagtcatcgcaaaaccctaaaaaaaatcagagaattatatttctggccaggaatgtgtacagatgtgtatgcatattgtagatcttgcgataactgtcagaggaacacaagtaaaggtagacataaaagggtctctatggtaaaaatgccagtagtttccattccttttagcagagtaggaattgacatagtgggtccactgaatccaagcacatctgaaggtcacaggtttattttaacaatgattgattatgctacaggatttcctgaagcaattcctatgaagaccataaccactgttgatgttgcagatgctcttatgcaaatattttctagggtaggaataccaaaggaaataatatctgatagaggaaagcagttcacatcagaacttatggaatatgtgtaccaaatgctgggagtaaaaccattgtttactactccgtatcatccagctggcaatggtcgttgtgaaaggcaacactctgttctcaaatctatattgaagaaattgtgtcatttgcaacctagagaatggcatagatatttaccttgtgccctgtttgctatgagggagattccttctgacactcttggtttttccccatttgaactcctttatggataccaagtaaggggaccactactaatattgaatgagatatggactaatactggcctttctaatgatacccaaaatgtttattcttttctttttgatcttagaaacaggctagaggaaacttcaaaaatagcccaggaaaatataaagacttccatggaaatctacagtacgtactttgacaagaaaagtactcgtaggcagtttaaagtcaatgatgaggtgttactattactgccaacagaacacaataagttgttagttgaatggcaaggaccatttaaagttctgcggaaactcaatagtgttgattacataatcgatgtgaaaggtaagccaaaaacatttcatgttaacttgctgaaggcatatttttacaggtcacagaatgtgttatcagtggctgatgaaaatctgaatagttcaatttcagattattgctgtgtaacctctcatgtaatagttttgagcgaagacatcgaagatcctataccttgtgttgaagaagaaataacttctgaattagatatctgtccaactttaactccagaacaaaaagggaaactagaagaagtactggataatttttcagaagtcttctcggagataccaggttgtacttctaccataatgcacaagattgaattaacgtcaacagagcctattcgaaagaaaatgtacccagtaccagcacatcttaaggaggaagtatgtaaagaagtagataaattactgaaacttgggataattgaagaaagtaagtctgattattgtaatcctattgtcatgataaagaaacctgacaacacattcaggttagcactagattttcgtgcactcaattcagtaacaaagttcgattctgaacctatgccctcaattgatgaagatttatttaaatttcgtaatatgtcttttattacagaattggatatcacaaaagcctatcatcaggttatgttggaccctaatgcaagacctctaacggctttccctacttaccgtggtttaatgcaatataagaggctaccctttggactggttactgcatgtgccacctacgttagattgatgaagaaaatctttcagggaatgaatcatatctctatctattttgataacatatttgtgatgtctaatactttccaggaacatttggaaaccttgagtgaggtacttcgaagattgagagatcatggtcttacagcccgtccatcaaaatgtcatttttgttatgagaaagttaaatatttgggttttgaagtag agataaataaaccttttgttctaaggacagatgcctcttcagttggtcttggagctgtgctccttcagtatgatgaagaaacagcctatccagtggcgtatgctagccggaaacttctcccaagagaacaacggtattctaccattgagagagagtgtttggctatcttctgggctgtacgaaaattccactattatttgtatgggaaagagtttttcattgaaacagaccataagccccttacctacatggaaactctgaaatcaggaaatgaaaggattttgagattaattctgggcctacaaccatataaattcaggattatatatatatctggtcaatctaaccatttttcagatttactgagtagaagcaattaa